One genomic window of Paenibacillus xylanilyticus includes the following:
- a CDS encoding AbfB domain-containing protein, whose translation MFGFHPERTDAASVTISNGSDWLDTAGNPIHANSGNILKVGSTYYWYGEHAVSGKFDSVNVYTSTDLKNWTFSNAILTKDSATELASSKIERPKVIYNPATQQYVLWAHYENGTDYNLGRVAVATSNTPSGKFTYEGSFRPLDYESRDMTVFVDTDGTGYLISASRKNGGANDTMAIFKMNASYTGVESFVGWLFENSYREAPAVVKKGNRYYLFTSQAAGWYPNQGAYATATSMTGPWSALTPSGNPSAFGSQIHDIATITGSSTTSYIYMGDRWNPMNLGEHKHIWLPLTLNDTNGTASLEWYKDWSIDAAAGTVAPSSLVNHAQGKTATAISTASGSSAANVNDGNYQTSWAASSNTWPAWWQVDFGVPKTITEIDISWFMYKGSEGYYKYKIEISNDGVNYSTLDRTNNLTYGFTTDTVHFTARYVRIHMVNAVLWNNPGNWYTPTLHEVKMLGPAAPEATGYSQFSSHNYPDRSIRHSNFTARIDANVSPALDSQFRVVPGLASSTGISLESINFPGYFLKRNSSNKIVLEAYVDTAAYKGDATFLSSPGWADSSKISLQSYSQPGYYIRHYDYVLQLDTINASSSSTVKSDATFGRINF comes from the coding sequence ATGTTTGGCTTCCATCCGGAACGAACGGACGCGGCAAGTGTGACCATTAGCAACGGCTCCGATTGGCTGGATACCGCAGGTAACCCCATTCATGCGAACAGCGGCAATATTCTGAAAGTGGGAAGCACGTATTATTGGTATGGTGAGCATGCGGTAAGTGGCAAGTTTGACAGTGTTAACGTCTATACTTCAACCGATCTGAAAAACTGGACATTCAGCAATGCCATCCTCACCAAGGATTCCGCAACAGAGCTTGCCTCCAGCAAGATTGAGCGCCCCAAAGTGATCTACAATCCCGCTACGCAGCAGTATGTGCTCTGGGCACATTATGAGAACGGAACGGATTATAATCTGGGACGTGTCGCCGTAGCGACCAGCAATACACCAAGTGGCAAATTCACGTATGAGGGCAGCTTCCGGCCACTGGACTATGAGTCCCGCGATATGACAGTGTTCGTGGATACCGATGGTACGGGCTATCTCATCAGTGCGTCACGCAAGAATGGCGGAGCGAACGATACGATGGCTATTTTCAAAATGAACGCAAGCTATACAGGCGTAGAATCCTTTGTTGGCTGGTTATTTGAGAACAGCTACCGAGAGGCCCCTGCCGTTGTGAAAAAGGGAAACCGCTATTACCTCTTCACCTCCCAGGCCGCTGGCTGGTATCCGAATCAGGGGGCTTATGCGACAGCCACATCCATGACTGGACCATGGTCTGCACTGACCCCTTCTGGCAATCCCTCTGCCTTTGGATCGCAGATTCATGATATTGCCACGATTACAGGCAGCAGCACCACGTCCTATATTTATATGGGAGACCGCTGGAATCCAATGAATCTGGGCGAGCACAAGCATATCTGGCTCCCTCTGACCCTGAACGATACCAACGGAACGGCATCACTGGAGTGGTATAAGGATTGGAGTATCGATGCTGCTGCAGGTACGGTAGCGCCGTCCTCTCTCGTCAATCACGCTCAAGGCAAGACAGCTACGGCCATTTCGACAGCCTCCGGTTCTTCCGCTGCCAATGTAAATGACGGTAACTACCAGACTTCGTGGGCGGCCTCTTCCAATACATGGCCTGCTTGGTGGCAGGTTGACTTCGGAGTGCCGAAGACCATTACCGAGATCGATATCTCCTGGTTTATGTATAAAGGATCGGAGGGGTATTACAAATACAAGATTGAGATCAGCAACGATGGTGTCAACTATTCCACACTGGATCGGACCAATAACCTGACCTACGGGTTTACCACAGATACAGTGCACTTTACGGCCCGCTATGTACGTATCCATATGGTAAATGCCGTGCTGTGGAACAACCCGGGTAATTGGTACACTCCAACACTGCATGAGGTTAAAATGCTGGGACCTGCTGCCCCGGAAGCGACAGGCTACAGCCAGTTCAGCTCACATAACTATCCGGACCGTTCTATCCGGCATTCCAATTTCACAGCTCGTATTGACGCGAATGTCTCACCTGCACTTGACTCCCAGTTCCGCGTTGTTCCTGGTCTCGCCAGCTCAACGGGCATTTCGCTGGAGTCCATCAACTTCCCGGGATACTTCCTGAAGCGAAACAGCAGCAACAAAATTGTGCTTGAAGCCTATGTAGACACAGCCGCTTATAAGGGAGATGCAACCTTTCTGAGCAGCCCCGGCTGGGCAGACAGCTCCAAAATATCACTCCAATCATACAGCCAGCCCGGGTATTACATCCGGCACTATGACTACGTACTGCAGCTAGATACCATTAACGCATCCAGCAGCTCTACCGTGAAAAGCGACGCTACGTTCGGGCGAATCAATTTCTAG
- a CDS encoding CD3324 family protein: MNYINADAILPEELLKEIQRHIPGGLVYIPKPKEAHKKWGEKSGSRAVVKERNEQIRRLFAAGVTVHELTERFFLSIDSIKKIVYSKK, from the coding sequence ATGAATTATATCAATGCAGATGCGATCTTGCCGGAAGAATTATTAAAAGAGATCCAGAGGCACATCCCGGGTGGGCTGGTTTACATTCCAAAACCGAAGGAAGCTCACAAAAAGTGGGGCGAAAAATCGGGCAGCAGGGCGGTTGTGAAAGAGCGTAATGAGCAGATCCGGCGCCTATTCGCTGCAGGTGTAACTGTACATGAGCTGACGGAACGTTTTTTCCTGTCCATCGACAGTATTAAGAAGATTGTGTATTCCAAGAAATAA
- a CDS encoding helix-turn-helix transcriptional regulator, with product MNGRKLAIMRLMDSRKKFTARELAERFGVSVRTIQRDLDALQEMGFPLYTEVGVNGGYRVLPNRILPPLQLTQNEALGLFLMIEYLQQVPDFPYGSMREHLAEQYFSTLPADVQDLIVRMREHVTFVQHPGEHAEMLTTEILHAAVDKREIEFTYHSRKGRKETQAYPIGIYYENGFWYMPARHKEHVLLYRVDRMQQLRVLDSIDESIPSLQAWFNSEDDREGVEVVLHFTEFGTRLAHSDVLFQSIQGNEWRGLVPLEEFPFTARKLLAYGPEVKVVSPEPLQQAVREMLKKSWSQYS from the coding sequence ATGAATGGTCGAAAACTAGCCATAATGAGACTGATGGATTCAAGAAAAAAGTTTACCGCCCGTGAACTGGCGGAACGATTCGGTGTATCCGTCCGTACCATTCAGCGTGACTTGGATGCGCTGCAGGAGATGGGGTTTCCTTTGTACACGGAGGTCGGCGTGAATGGGGGTTACAGGGTTTTGCCTAATCGAATTCTGCCGCCCCTGCAGCTGACACAGAACGAGGCACTTGGTCTGTTTCTGATGATCGAATATTTGCAGCAGGTCCCGGATTTTCCGTATGGATCCATGCGAGAGCATTTGGCGGAACAGTATTTCTCCACCTTGCCGGCGGATGTGCAGGACCTGATTGTACGCATGAGAGAACATGTGACGTTTGTACAGCATCCGGGTGAGCACGCAGAAATGTTAACGACCGAAATTCTTCATGCTGCCGTAGATAAAAGAGAGATTGAATTTACGTATCATTCCCGAAAAGGGAGGAAAGAAACACAGGCCTATCCTATTGGCATCTACTATGAAAATGGATTTTGGTACATGCCTGCACGTCATAAGGAGCATGTGTTGTTATATCGCGTGGACCGCATGCAGCAATTGAGAGTGCTTGATTCCATAGATGAGTCCATTCCCAGCCTGCAGGCATGGTTTAATTCCGAAGACGACAGGGAAGGCGTAGAAGTGGTGCTGCATTTCACCGAGTTTGGTACAAGACTCGCACATTCGGATGTGCTGTTCCAGTCGATTCAAGGCAATGAATGGCGAGGGCTGGTTCCCCTAGAGGAATTCCCATTCACTGCACGGAAGCTGCTTGCCTACGGTCCTGAAGTTAAAGTGGTCTCGCCAGAACCATTGCAGCAGGCTGTTCGGGAGATGCTGAAGAAGAGTTGGAGCCAGTATTCTTAA
- a CDS encoding dihydrofolate reductase family protein, translating into MSNKVVLYIAMSLDGYIARKDGSVDWLFDVEGDGGDNGYAAFYQTIGTVVMGRTTYEDVLKLSEDFLYADRPTYVLSRSEQPPAPHVQFTTEPVESLIPRLQQASDADLWIVGGGQLVQAVMEKRLLHEIEVAIIPKILGEGIPLFPQGIVPSNLKMMRTQTLGQIVSILYQVQI; encoded by the coding sequence ATGTCCAATAAAGTAGTGCTGTACATTGCGATGAGTCTGGATGGTTATATTGCAAGAAAGGACGGTTCGGTAGATTGGCTGTTTGACGTGGAAGGGGATGGCGGAGATAACGGGTATGCTGCATTTTATCAAACGATTGGGACAGTAGTCATGGGCCGAACCACGTACGAAGACGTGCTTAAGCTATCCGAAGATTTCCTATATGCAGACCGACCCACATATGTACTCTCCCGTTCGGAGCAGCCGCCTGCCCCTCATGTGCAGTTTACAACTGAGCCCGTGGAGAGCCTGATTCCCCGTTTACAGCAGGCATCCGATGCCGATCTATGGATTGTTGGCGGCGGCCAGCTGGTTCAGGCCGTTATGGAAAAACGACTGCTTCATGAAATTGAAGTGGCCATCATTCCGAAAATTCTCGGAGAAGGCATCCCCTTATTTCCCCAGGGAATTGTACCGAGTAATCTGAAGATGATGAGAACACAGACACTCGGTCAGATCGTATCCATCCTTTATCAGGTTCAGATATAA
- a CDS encoding SGNH/GDSL hydrolase family protein, whose protein sequence is MKESDKLQVHVLSEIQNLKVHGRTTEQRAPLTLFWTGSAIELQVTGSELWVEVESDYDIHEPWISILINGVPVSRQMVTAERYWICIFRGMSEGTVKNVRIVKDVQAMSADPGCLLQFHALKSDGAFLPVEEKPYKIEFIGDSITSGEGAIGARAEEDWIPMWFSAIHNYTYMTAEAMNADYRVISQSGWGVLTSWDNNPNNNIPDYYEQVCGLLTGENNQAIGAGDPHDFESWQPDVVVINLGSNDGGAFQTPEWRDPVTGKVHKQRLNEDGSYHEEDLTAFENAVDRFLVKLRKNNPKAQLVWAYGMLGFPMMPAIYRAVDRYTKRTGDRKVSVLQLPDTTEETIGARTHPGELSHRRAAETLTEYLQGILA, encoded by the coding sequence GTGAAAGAGAGTGACAAGTTACAGGTGCACGTTCTGTCTGAGATACAGAATCTGAAGGTACATGGCAGGACAACAGAGCAGCGGGCACCGCTGACGTTATTTTGGACAGGCAGCGCCATTGAACTCCAAGTCACAGGATCTGAACTCTGGGTGGAAGTGGAGTCGGACTATGATATCCATGAACCGTGGATCAGTATCCTGATCAATGGAGTTCCTGTAAGCAGGCAGATGGTCACAGCAGAACGGTATTGGATCTGTATCTTCCGGGGCATGAGCGAAGGTACAGTGAAGAACGTACGCATCGTCAAGGATGTGCAGGCCATGAGCGCAGACCCTGGCTGCTTATTGCAGTTCCATGCCTTGAAGTCGGATGGTGCATTCCTGCCTGTGGAAGAGAAGCCGTACAAGATTGAGTTTATTGGGGATAGCATCACATCTGGAGAAGGTGCAATAGGGGCCAGAGCGGAAGAAGACTGGATTCCAATGTGGTTCAGCGCGATACATAACTATACGTACATGACAGCAGAGGCAATGAACGCAGACTACAGAGTAATATCCCAGAGTGGTTGGGGTGTACTTACCAGCTGGGACAATAACCCGAACAATAACATTCCTGATTATTATGAACAAGTCTGCGGATTGCTCACGGGTGAGAATAACCAGGCAATCGGAGCCGGGGACCCGCATGATTTTGAGTCCTGGCAGCCGGACGTGGTTGTGATCAACCTGGGAAGCAACGATGGAGGTGCCTTCCAGACACCGGAATGGAGAGATCCCGTAACTGGAAAGGTACATAAGCAGCGTTTAAACGAAGACGGGAGCTATCATGAAGAGGACTTGACCGCTTTTGAGAATGCGGTAGACCGGTTTCTGGTCAAACTCCGCAAGAATAATCCGAAGGCTCAGCTTGTCTGGGCCTATGGCATGCTTGGTTTTCCCATGATGCCTGCCATCTATCGTGCAGTGGATCGTTATACGAAGCGGACAGGCGACCGAAAGGTATCCGTCCTGCAGCTCCCGGATACAACGGAAGAGACGATTGGGGCTCGGACTCATCCGGGTGAGTTATCCCACCGCCGGGCAGCAGAGACGCTAACGGAATACCTGCAAGGAATTCTGGCTTAA
- a CDS encoding DUF4180 domain-containing protein yields the protein MDITIDQQGNSKVAIIESNDIVISKVQDALDLMASVNYLNEAYKMIIDKSNITEEFFDLKTKLAGEILQKYVNYQVKLAIVGDFDGYSSKSLKDFIYECNNGKHVFFVKTKEEALHILHGLD from the coding sequence ATGGATATTACAATCGATCAACAGGGCAACTCCAAGGTTGCTATTATTGAGAGTAACGACATCGTCATCAGCAAAGTGCAAGATGCACTGGATCTGATGGCGTCGGTAAATTACCTGAACGAGGCATACAAGATGATTATCGACAAATCCAACATTACGGAAGAATTCTTCGATCTGAAAACGAAGCTGGCCGGCGAAATTCTGCAAAAGTACGTTAATTACCAGGTGAAGCTTGCCATCGTTGGTGATTTTGACGGCTACAGCAGCAAAAGTCTGAAGGATTTCATTTATGAGTGCAATAATGGCAAGCATGTGTTCTTCGTAAAAACAAAAGAGGAAGCGCTTCATATCCTGCATGGCTTGGATTAA
- a CDS encoding NUDIX hydrolase, translating to MDMKWLDWAKQIQAIAQTGLTYGKDVYDIERYEELRKISVDILANYTSVNKEKIALTFASDSGYATPKVDIRGVVFKDNKILLVQEKIDGAWALPGGWSDIGLSPSEVAVKEIKEESGFDVVPLRLLAVLDKKFHGHPPEPYHIYKMFIRCEITGGTAETGVETSAVQFFDRHDLPELSLERNTAEQVKTMFEFLDHPAKEVILD from the coding sequence ATGGACATGAAGTGGCTCGATTGGGCTAAACAGATTCAGGCTATTGCTCAGACCGGTTTAACTTATGGCAAAGATGTATACGATATCGAACGCTACGAGGAATTAAGAAAGATTAGTGTGGATATCCTGGCTAACTACACTTCTGTAAACAAGGAAAAGATAGCACTCACTTTCGCGAGTGATTCTGGATACGCAACGCCCAAAGTCGATATTCGAGGTGTTGTTTTCAAGGATAACAAAATCCTTTTGGTACAGGAAAAAATCGATGGTGCCTGGGCCTTGCCAGGGGGCTGGAGCGACATCGGTCTCTCTCCCTCGGAAGTAGCCGTGAAGGAAATCAAGGAAGAATCCGGCTTCGATGTCGTGCCCTTGCGCCTGTTGGCCGTATTGGATAAGAAATTCCATGGCCATCCACCCGAACCTTATCATATCTACAAGATGTTTATTCGGTGCGAGATTACAGGTGGTACAGCTGAAACCGGTGTGGAAACCAGTGCAGTCCAGTTCTTCGACAGGCATGATCTGCCTGAGCTTTCGCTTGAAAGAAATACAGCAGAGCAGGTGAAGACCATGTTTGAGTTTCTGGATCATCCCGCCAAAGAAGTCATTCTGGATTAA
- a CDS encoding ATP-binding protein, translated as MRNWLKNENVQMTAVALATAIGAQFKINPFQEDYFRIGLGVSILLFLLMIMPHLSYVKTGILTGIVSFIVQSIDLLYDVNSMSVLESLHDNIGAGIYYIAFSYGLSKFKNRFHEIQPLLLGGLITCVDFSSNLIELFIRGVLNGTSIFDMREWLYLLVVGGLRSYFISGLYNSIAVRQMRLMHAEQEKRMEQMLNVNSGLYGEVFYLKKAMKTIEDITADSYDLYRDLREQDMNQYSQRTLGIAQQIHEVKKDSQRILAGLLKLYDSEKAVNMSLSEILNFAVKGNLKYAEMLDKRIHIQMEQQYDCESPFYIPLLTVMNNLIANAVEVIELEGTIRIQVYEQDEDVHFAVIDSGKGIPEAKRNIIFEPGYTTKFNQAGIAATGIGLSHVRDIVQSLEGHITVDFADQSGQGTAFDVLIPKRNLIKGAELENTIPPDHNL; from the coding sequence ATGCGTAATTGGCTTAAAAATGAGAATGTACAAATGACGGCAGTCGCCCTGGCTACAGCCATTGGTGCGCAATTTAAGATCAATCCTTTTCAGGAAGACTATTTTCGAATCGGCCTGGGCGTAAGCATTCTATTGTTCCTGCTTATGATCATGCCGCATCTGTCTTATGTGAAGACGGGGATTCTGACGGGGATCGTGAGCTTTATCGTGCAATCCATAGATTTACTGTACGATGTGAACTCGATGTCGGTCCTGGAAAGTTTGCATGACAACATTGGAGCGGGCATCTATTATATTGCCTTCTCTTATGGTCTTAGCAAGTTCAAGAACAGGTTTCACGAAATTCAGCCACTGCTCCTGGGTGGCTTAATTACATGTGTGGATTTTTCCTCCAATCTCATTGAGCTTTTCATTCGCGGTGTATTGAATGGGACCAGCATCTTCGATATGAGAGAATGGCTGTATCTGCTTGTTGTCGGTGGGCTGCGAAGTTATTTCATCAGCGGTTTGTATAACAGTATCGCAGTAAGACAGATGAGGCTCATGCATGCGGAGCAGGAGAAGCGGATGGAGCAAATGCTCAATGTAAACTCCGGTCTCTACGGCGAGGTCTTCTATCTGAAAAAGGCCATGAAGACAATCGAAGACATAACGGCGGATAGCTACGACCTATATCGGGATCTTAGGGAACAGGACATGAATCAATACAGTCAGCGGACACTGGGGATTGCTCAGCAGATCCATGAGGTGAAGAAAGACTCGCAGCGCATCCTGGCCGGACTGCTGAAACTATATGACAGTGAGAAGGCAGTCAACATGAGCCTGTCGGAGATTCTGAATTTTGCCGTGAAGGGCAATCTTAAATACGCTGAGATGCTGGATAAAAGAATACACATTCAAATGGAGCAGCAGTATGATTGTGAGTCGCCTTTTTACATTCCACTCTTAACGGTAATGAACAATCTGATCGCCAATGCTGTGGAAGTGATCGAGCTCGAAGGGACTATTCGCATACAGGTATATGAACAGGATGAGGATGTACATTTTGCAGTCATCGATTCGGGCAAAGGAATACCTGAAGCCAAGCGAAATATAATTTTCGAGCCTGGCTATACGACGAAATTCAATCAGGCAGGCATTGCCGCAACTGGAATCGGTCTGTCCCATGTTCGAGATATTGTCCAGTCCTTGGAGGGACATATCACGGTGGATTTTGCAGATCAAAGCGGGCAAGGGACCGCCTTTGATGTGTTGATTCCCAAAAGGAACCTGATCAAAGGTGCGGAACTCGAGAACACGATTCCTCCAGATCATAATCTGTGA
- the flgB gene encoding flagellar basal body rod protein FlgB, translated as MIETNTSRRNESLLQVLNVQHKVTTDNIANADTPNYKKKSVEFEEALRRIVENGTSRELDMHRTHPKHLPAKDLNSSVVPYRIVENNETTMNNNGNNVDIDAEMANLSENQLMYNYMVDRVSGHYNKMKNILQSLK; from the coding sequence GTGATTGAAACCAACACGTCAAGACGCAATGAATCTCTTTTGCAAGTGCTGAACGTGCAGCACAAGGTCACCACTGACAATATTGCCAATGCAGACACACCCAATTACAAAAAGAAATCGGTGGAGTTTGAAGAAGCACTGAGACGTATCGTTGAAAATGGTACAAGCAGGGAGCTGGATATGCACCGGACACATCCGAAGCATCTGCCTGCCAAAGACCTCAATTCTTCTGTCGTTCCATACCGGATTGTGGAGAACAACGAAACAACGATGAACAACAACGGCAATAATGTGGACATTGATGCCGAAATGGCGAACCTGTCGGAGAACCAGCTCATGTATAACTACATGGTTGACCGGGTAAGCGGGCATTACAACAAAATGAAAAACATTCTGCAGAGCTTGAAATGA